In Castanea sativa cultivar Marrone di Chiusa Pesio chromosome 6, ASM4071231v1, a single window of DNA contains:
- the LOC142638111 gene encoding MLP-like protein 423, whose amino-acid sequence MRSMKGEVVLNIPAEKAWEMYRDNEVISKINPEMLARAEYIQGDGSPGSLRLFKLGPAISNYVKESTEKIEKMEMGQSVTYRVIGGDLRRMYDPYRVTFSFIPVEGKENEMCLTEWKAEFEPLTPETPPPWKARDAALGFLKWFEKFELTC is encoded by the exons ATGAGGAGCATGAAAGGTGAAGTGGTGCTCAACATCCCTGCCGAGAAGGCATGGGAAATGTACAGAGACAATGAAGTTATCAGCAAAATAAATCCTGAAATGCTTGCCCGAGCTGAATACATCCAAGGAGATGGCAGCCCTGGAAGTTTGAGGCTTTTTAAGCTTGGCCCCG CCATCAGCAACTACGTGAAAGAATCAACTGAGAAGATAGAGAAGATGGAGATGGGGCAGTCCGTGACATACCGTGTGATCGGAGGTGACTTGAGGAGAATGTACGATCCATATAGAGTCACCTTCTCATTCATTCCTGTGGAAGGAAAAGAGAATGAGATGTGTCTCACTGAATGGAAGGCTGAGTTTGAGCCACTCACTCCAGAAACGCCTCCACCATGGAAGGCAAGGGATGCTGCTCTAGGATTCCTCAAGTGGTTTGAGAAGTTTGAGCTAACCTGCTAG